A genomic region of Papaver somniferum cultivar HN1 chromosome 7, ASM357369v1, whole genome shotgun sequence contains the following coding sequences:
- the LOC113298785 gene encoding delta(14)-sterol reductase-like isoform X2 has product MELESIIQSSIPTWSSVCILVSYLVYLGLAGSLLPGNDVPGALLQDGTRLRYRCNGLLTLFLLIALLLFGVVFEFISPTVIADRGLELLSTTFCFSVLVTLILYVAGCNSRAKGSSLKSHATGNLIHDWWFGVQLNPHFMGVDLKFFFVRAGMMEWLFINLSVMEKSYKDGSLGQSMILYQLFCSLYILDYFCFEEYMTSTWDIIAERLGFMLVFGDLVWIPFTFSIQGWWLLRNNVELPKAAAVVNILVFLIGGVARHCNYLGDLLLALSFSLPCGASSPVPYIYPIYLLILLIWRERRDESRCAQKYREIWSEYCKLVPHRILPYVY; this is encoded by the exons ATGGAGTTGGAATCAATTATTCAATCTTCAATTCCTACATGGAGTTCA GTATGTATACTTGTCTCCTACTTAGTTTACTTAGGTCTTGCTGGATCTCTTCTTCCTGGTAATGATGTTCCTGGTGCCCTTTTACAAGATGGTACTCGTCTCCGGTATCGCTGCAATG GtctcttaactctttttcttcttattgcgTTACTTTTATTTGGAGTCGTTTTCGAGTTTATATCGCCTACG GTTATAGCTGATAGAGGACTTGAGTTACTTTCTACAACTTTTTGTTTCAGTGTTCTG GTGACATTGATACTCTATGTCGCTGGTTGCAACTCTCGCGCTAAAGGTTCATCTCTAAAATCACATGCCACAGGAAATTTGATCCATGACTG GTGGTTCGGGGTACAGCTGAATCCTCATTTTATGGGAGTCGATCTGAA GTTTTTCTTTGTTAGAGCTGGAATGATGGAATGGCTATTTATTAATCTCTCAGTTATGGAAAAAAGTTATAAAGATGGCAGCTTGGGTCAATCAATGATCCTTTACCAGCTGTTTTGTTCG ttGTATATTTTGGACTACTTCTGTTTTGAGGAGTACATGACCTCCAC ATGGGACATTATTGCAGAAAGGTTGGGCTTCATGTTAGTATTTGGAGATTTAGTGTGGATTCCGTTCACTTTTAGTATCCAG GGTTGGTGGCTTTTAAGAAACAACGTGGAGCTACCAAAGGCTGCTGCTGTAGTGAACATCTTAGTGTTTTTGATTGG GGGAGTGGCAAGGCACTGTAATTATCTTGGTGACTTACTGTTAGCACTATCCTTTAGCTTACCTTGTGGGGCCAG CTCCCCAGTTCCTTACATTTATCCCATCTACCTTCTTATTCTTTTAATATGGAGAGAAAGAAGGGATGAATCACGGTGTGCACAAAAGTATCGAGAAATCTGGAGCGAATACTGCAAGCTTGTTCCACATAGAATTTTGCCCTATGTTTACTAG
- the LOC113295386 gene encoding uncharacterized protein LOC113295386: MTITLESVAVLLNLPIVGNFHYELSTEEKSTLDAILQKAEYYDQQKKYEKCLYTWWLSHWFPTKSRSSQTLDDELSVVAFLSLWLSRDIFDGGSGKKNIKHDLVMFAIKLAKGVVLPLGSLFLGSLYSYLDALAVDMRASNGCKKVESHIHIAFLQACLWEHFKDYAPVSATSFSSLYGGSRILRWQNKRQKPGVRIVDFLDNVYSIYFHPWGVAHSSVVQPKTFTTAPEIVLHTDGKDLNSGEIIFLRSCIPGYVPSYFDEFLIVVPYNIDRAARQMGFDQGIPFNRPRMPSKEIVSSVLNASLFATKQSL; the protein is encoded by the coding sequence ATGACTATTACTCTGGAAAGCGTAGCCGTGTTACTGAACCTCCCCATTGTGGGAAATTTCCACTATGAACTATCCACCGAAGAAAAATCTACCCTTGACGCTATACTTCAGAAGGCGGAATATTATGATCAACAGAAAAAGTATGAGAAATGCTTATACACTTGGTGGTTGTCTCATTGGTTTCCTACAAAATCAAGGTCGAGCCAGACACTGGATGACGAACTCAGCGTGGTCGCATTTCTGTCTTTGTGGCTGTCCAGGGACATCTTTGATGGCGGCTCTGGAAAGAAGAATATAAAACACGATCTCGTCATGTTTGCCATAAAGTTAGCGAAAGGCGTGGTTCTCCCCTTAGGTAGTTTGTTCCTTGGATCATTGTACTCTTATTTGGATGCTCTGGCAGTAGACATGCGCGCCTCCAACGGGTGCAAGAAAGTGGAGTCGCATATTCACATAGCTTTCCTCCAAGCATGTTTATGGGAACATTTCAAAGATTATGCTCCCGTCTCTGCAACTTCGTTTTCCAgcttgtatggtggttcgagaatactccgtTGGCAAAACAAACGACAAAAACCGGGGGTAAGGATCGTCGATTTTCTCGATAATGTATATTCCATATATTTCCATCCATGGGGAGTGGCTCATTCTTCCGTGGTTCAACCGAAGACCTTCACCACTGCTCCCGAAATTGTGCTGCACACTGATGGGAAAGATCTGAATTCTGGGGAGATTATATTTCTGCGAAGTTGCATTCCGGGATACGTTCCATCTTACTTTGATGAATTCCTTATTGtggttccttataatattgatagagccgCCCGCCAGATGGGATTTGATCAAGGCATCCCGTTCAACCGCCCACGGATGCCTTCAAAGGAGATTGTGTCGTCTGTTCTCAATGCTAGCCTATTTGCGACGAAGCAAAGCCTTTGA
- the LOC113298785 gene encoding delta(14)-sterol reductase-like isoform X1 — protein MELESIIQSSIPTWSSVCILVSYLVYLGLAGSLLPGNDVPGALLQDGTRLRYRCNGLLTLFLLIALLLFGVVFEFISPTVIADRGLELLSTTFCFSVLVTLILYVAGCNSRAKGSSLKSHATGNLIHDWWFGVQLNPHFMGVDLKFFFVRAGMMEWLFINLSVMEKSYKDGSLGQSMILYQLFCSLYILDYFCFEEYMTSTWDIIAERLGFMLVFGDLVWIPFTFSIQGWWLLRNNVELPKAAAVVNILVFLIGYRIFRGANKQKHDFKKDPKAPIWGRPPKVIGGKLLASGYWGVARHCNYLGDLLLALSFSLPCGASSPVPYIYPIYLLILLIWRERRDESRCAQKYREIWSEYCKLVPHRILPYVY, from the exons ATGGAGTTGGAATCAATTATTCAATCTTCAATTCCTACATGGAGTTCA GTATGTATACTTGTCTCCTACTTAGTTTACTTAGGTCTTGCTGGATCTCTTCTTCCTGGTAATGATGTTCCTGGTGCCCTTTTACAAGATGGTACTCGTCTCCGGTATCGCTGCAATG GtctcttaactctttttcttcttattgcgTTACTTTTATTTGGAGTCGTTTTCGAGTTTATATCGCCTACG GTTATAGCTGATAGAGGACTTGAGTTACTTTCTACAACTTTTTGTTTCAGTGTTCTG GTGACATTGATACTCTATGTCGCTGGTTGCAACTCTCGCGCTAAAGGTTCATCTCTAAAATCACATGCCACAGGAAATTTGATCCATGACTG GTGGTTCGGGGTACAGCTGAATCCTCATTTTATGGGAGTCGATCTGAA GTTTTTCTTTGTTAGAGCTGGAATGATGGAATGGCTATTTATTAATCTCTCAGTTATGGAAAAAAGTTATAAAGATGGCAGCTTGGGTCAATCAATGATCCTTTACCAGCTGTTTTGTTCG ttGTATATTTTGGACTACTTCTGTTTTGAGGAGTACATGACCTCCAC ATGGGACATTATTGCAGAAAGGTTGGGCTTCATGTTAGTATTTGGAGATTTAGTGTGGATTCCGTTCACTTTTAGTATCCAG GGTTGGTGGCTTTTAAGAAACAACGTGGAGCTACCAAAGGCTGCTGCTGTAGTGAACATCTTAGTGTTTTTGATTGG TTACCGGATCTTTAGAGGAGCTAACAAACAGAAGCATGACTTTAAGAAGGACCCCAAAGCTCCTATATGGGGTAGGCCCCCTAAAGTTATTGGCGGAAAATTGCTTGCTTCTGGTTACTG GGGAGTGGCAAGGCACTGTAATTATCTTGGTGACTTACTGTTAGCACTATCCTTTAGCTTACCTTGTGGGGCCAG CTCCCCAGTTCCTTACATTTATCCCATCTACCTTCTTATTCTTTTAATATGGAGAGAAAGAAGGGATGAATCACGGTGTGCACAAAAGTATCGAGAAATCTGGAGCGAATACTGCAAGCTTGTTCCACATAGAATTTTGCCCTATGTTTACTAG